The window TGCaatgcctttttcttttattgattGAGAAATGCAAGATCCAGATATGATTGAGTTTAGATGAAAGAACCCATCTTTTTATTTGTCCTACTTTAGgttttgttttggttaaatGCAGCTCCTTTATGCAGTAGAATTTGTTCTCGTAGAATCCGAACGAGATCTTTCTCGGCGGTACAGGACACTGCCCCTTTAGAAGATGAATCCCCGGAAGAATTGGCAAAGGACACCGTGGAGCACCTGCTGACTCACCAAGATGATGTGTCAAGGTTGATGAAAATGGAGAGGAAATCTGGGATGGAAGTACCCAGTAAGTGGTTTCCATACTTGGATAGGTTTAGGTGTGGGAGTGACTACCTGACCAGCAGGGAGGTGCTGGAGGCGGTGGGACCATATTTGATGGAGGAGAGGAAAGAAAGGTTGAAGAGGGTGGTGAGAAATAGGAGCTATTCAGTTTGCTTGGTAGTTGAGGGGTTGTGCGATTTTGGCAATGTTTCGGCCACGTTCAGGTCTGCTGATGCACTTGGGTTGCAGTCAGTTCATGTGGTGTCATGTGACAGCTCGAAAAGGTGGTAAGAGGTTTCATGCCAAAAGGGTTTTGTGCTGGGTGATGGTTGTTAATTCGAGGGTTTTCAGTTGTTATGCCTAATTATTAGTGCATATTAGAGCTAATTGTTACTTTGATTAGCTTTACGTATTGTGTTTTAAGTTGGTTTAGGATGAACATTGGATTAGTCTATTGCTTTGCTAACATCATATGTATATTGCAGATACAGAGACAACCGTCATGTTAGCATGGGTGCAGAGAAATGGTTGGACATCGAACTCTGGAAGTCTCCCAAAGAGTgctttgaagttttaaaatcaCGCGGTTATCAGATAGCTACAACACATGTCGGAATGGATGCGGTATTGatcatttttccatctttGGTTGTACTTACTACAATTTTGTGTGTAGGATAAATAAATGTATTTTATCCTTAAATCAGAATGTACCTTTTTCCTCTTAAATCAGGTTTTGATAGTCACTTACAATATAGAATTTTTGAACAACTGGATGGCTGCTGGTGATCAACCTTCTAGGGGTCTAAGTCTGCAAAAATATGCCATTGACTATTTGCTTCTATTTTCAGGTATCCATATATGACATGGACTGGTCAAGGCCAACTGCAATTGTAGTTGGGAATGAAAATAGGTAAATTACATGTGtaaaattctaatatttttttctatggtagtttgttggtttttcaagtGTGCTGCTCCTATACCGTATATGATTAGCATTAGAATTTAGTAGGGTAATTCTGACTTAAATTTTCTGTAGTTCATAACAACATCAAATATCTAGCtgaaaacaataaaacaatacaaggaaaaacttattaaagactatttgtttatgattttgtcatttcaagtCCATCTGAAGCCCTAGTTTCGTGAATATGTTCTAAGTTTGTGATATAATATGCATTATTTTTGCTTCTGTAATGTGGCCAAATTTTTTGTCACGGTGCTTTCTATTCCTGTCTCTTTTGATGTTAGTTGAGGTTGCCGGGACCCTGATTGCAGGGGAATAAGTGATGAGGCCCTGGAACTGTCAGATTTGCATTGTAGTATTCCGATGAAAGGCATGGTGGACTCTTTCAATGTTTCAGTGGCTGCAGGCATAGTCATGCACCATGCTGTTTGTGACAGAACAACTCGCCTGGTAATATTTACTGCCTATTTTCATAGATATTTTAGGGATGTACTAATTGTGATTGTTCTATCATTCTGAGTCTTGTGGGATCATAGAGATAGTAGAAAATATGTGCAGAAACCTCTTTCTATGTAAAACTCTGAATGAACCTATTGCTCCATACTTATGTTCCCCCTGGTCTATGGACATAGGATTGTTGTTGATGTGAcaatccaaatttatttttgctatGCACCTAGGAACGTCCTGTGTCTATGTATGTGGGATGTTTGTAGTTTATTTTTACATTGTTAAGAGTCCCATTCAAGTCGCAGGAGTTTTCTTGATGTGTGTGCCAAACTGAGGGATGTTGAATTACATTTTACTCTGTTTGTTTCAGTTTACTTTCACGTATTAAGCATCCTTCAAGTTTCAGATGGTTTCATATTGAGTGCCATTGAGCCTTGAGCTACATAAGTAAAGATAGCCCTCTGCATTACATAAACCCCAACCCCTACCCCTTTCGCATGGTTTGATTGTTGGATCTCCAAGTTGAAGTGTACAAAGTTCTATTGATGGGGTCATTCCTTTTGGGACATAgtttttttgataattatgcATCTAGTATTTGCAATGAAGTCGTTTGTCTGCTTCAATTTATAGCaattacatatttttcattctaACACAGGGTTGTCACGGTGATCTGAATGAGGAAGAAAGCCAAATCTTACTTGCGGAATTTTTGTTGCGTCATAATAATAGCGCAATTAGCATAGCTAATGAGTATGCTAAGCGGAAGGCCACTATGGCCGTGCCAGGGCTGTGATGAAGTAGTCAACAGTTGGATGTATGATTTACCGCTGTAAGATAATCATAAATTGCAACATAAAAATCTGAGATGTGGCTGCTGAGAGATGGAAAACAATTTATTTCAAGCCACTGAAGAAAAGGACCAATTGATCAAGTTGGTAGGTTAAGCGAGAGTTGTTAGATGTAATGCAGTGTAGTCAAAGAATGCAACTTGGTAGTGTGTCACAGTCTAGATATGATTTATCATTGTAGCTGCCATAAGTGTTTTGGTGCAAGGACATTTGTAGTGGATTGTTTTCTTATAGTTTTAAGTAGCTTCAAACATTCTGCAATGAAGAAAACTGAAATAGTAATTGTTTAAGTCGgccttttctttctatttacTAAATGATGATCCAATACCATCATATGGTATAATTCATTTCTGGCACCGCCTTTGCTGGGAGCAGAGATAGAAGCAGCAGCTTTGGTTCACTGCATGCCCAACATTTTTAacaagatgatgataatgcagaatttgaattattttcataCCAACTTAGGTTCCTTGGTGCCACAGCAAACAGAGCGGAGCTAGCTCAGCTTCATTGGAACTTATGCATAAAACAATTGGATTATTCATACATGTATTTgatttcatataatttatcCTTTTTGTGCAGTATTGTTTCAGAAACTTTACTGGCTAAGACACTTCAAGAGTTTTCCCAGTAAGGTTGACTTCTATATGAAATATGATTGACATTTAAACTAGATACATTGCACCTGTCCACCATTCACAACAATATAAAACGTAATCCATCATCATAATGTAATCTTACAAGGCCTGCCCTAGTCAATTAACATTTCCCCACTTGTTGGTTGTATTGTTCCCTTGGAGCTCTGCATGTTTAAACCTTCTCCACGCCTCTTCAATTCATGGGACCTAATAAACTCCTGAATTCGTGCCTTCAATTCAGTGTGTGGAATCAGCATATCCGCGGTAAGATGGGATCGATTGAATGGGTCAGTCTGCAatcatattattaaatattatctaTCAGCCAATTAACTATTTGGCAGAATTATCCTTAAAAGGGTAGACGCGTGAGAACATACACTATCACTTAGAAGATGTCTCTGGATGACAGGTCTGTCTACTGTGATCCTTGAAGATGGTAAAATCACTGGATCCTTCATTAAAGTATACTGCAGGAAAGAAGAGAACCGGTATTTTTTGTGGTCAGtgatcctttttcattttcttttctgttttgaCAAAGTACTCAATAAATGGGCACATCCACCCAAACCCCCAAACGAAGCAAATATTTAGGTATGCAGGACACCAAAAGAAACAGCATAGCTGGAACGGTACTAACAagaataatttcaaattttgacaACAGGTAAATAAACATACTTGAATCGGATCAAGGAATTCATCGGGTATATCTCCAAGGGCAGCTTCAGTGTCCATGGCCTCAGAAGCTGCAGCCTTGGCCTTCGCACCAAGTTCAATAAAATCTTCTATAATCCTCCCATCCATGCCAATTCTCCGAAGCACGTCTGCTGCAGCACTAAACAACTGGAGCAAACTTGAATTTTCAGATTGTGTTTTCTATAACTTAAACATTCTAATATATCCATAAAAGAAACTTATaacttaaaacattttatgtatatatatagcttGTCCACAGCTAACAATTACCTGTTCATTGTATGAACGACCATCACTGGAGATAGCTGCCGGAAATATGTTTTTGGCGTCACCCCTTGCCAGATGAACATATATGCGGACaatcttaaaataaataaaagaataagagttAGTGCATATCTCTTTCCATTCTCTATCAACAGCATCAACACCAATTTTTGGTTCAAAACAATCAAGCAATTGGCAGGACAAAAAATATCAGTTAAGGTCAAAGTGACTTTTTAAGAAATCAGTAACCTCCTCCTTCCTCTTTATATTAGTATATGCCAAAATGAAAATTCCACTTTATGCCAACCTGCTCGAGTAATTCTTTTGGACGGAATTCGTACTTTACAGGATCTTTCAGACTAAGAGATTTTCTTTGAGGGCCCACTAGTTGCAATAAAAAGTAATTGAGCATACTGGCCACTCTTTCAACCTGCACAAAGGAAACAAGGAATGAAAATTGATTAAGTGAAGATAGAAAGAGACAACAAGGTAAacttcattatttaaaaaaaaaaacagtaacAACTTGTCAGCATAAATTTTAAGGATAACAAGCATAGGTGCAGATGAAAAGATGTTACCATCTCAGGGAGTAGAAAAGGAGCTGTAATCTGCTCAGATGTAAATGCCAGCATACTAACATCCTCATTAGCCAACTTCATATCAATCCGTATAATCTGAAAATATCAgtcatatatgtttaattgAAGTCTAAATTCAAAACCATGAATCATGCATACACATTCTAAGGgggaaaagggaaaagaaatactGACGTTCTCCTGGGAGTGGAATAGTCGAGTTCTCTCTTGCCTTTCCTGAGCTGACCTCCGCTCCCATTCTGCAGAATTTGACATCTCAGCTTCAAGCTCTTTGAGTTCAAGAAT is drawn from Theobroma cacao cultivar B97-61/B2 chromosome 4, Criollo_cocoa_genome_V2, whole genome shotgun sequence and contains these coding sequences:
- the LOC18601597 gene encoding tRNA (guanosine(18)-2'-O)-methyltransferase, with protein sequence MSASKTLIGTSLSTLQSKLDLNLKPLFLPLSLRPLTSAPLCSRICSRRIRTRSFSAVQDTAPLEDESPEELAKDTVEHLLTHQDDVSRLMKMERKSGMEVPSKWFPYLDRFRCGSDYLTSREVLEAVGPYLMEERKERLKRVVRNRSYSVCLVVEGLCDFGNVSATFRSADALGLQSVHVVSCDSSKRYRDNRHVSMGAEKWLDIELWKSPKECFEVLKSRGYQIATTHVGMDAVSIYDMDWSRPTAIVVGNENRGISDEALELSDLHCSIPMKGMVDSFNVSVAAGIVMHHAVCDRTTRLGCHGDLNEEESQILLAEFLLRHNNSAISIANEYAKRKATMAVPGL